In Phaeobacter inhibens DSM 16374, the following proteins share a genomic window:
- a CDS encoding aspartate-semialdehyde dehydrogenase gives MGYRVVIAGATGNVGREMLNILAERQFPVDEIAVLASRKSLGTEVTFGDKTLTTQDLDTFDFAGWDMALFAVGSDATKKYAPKAAAAGCVVIDNSSLYRYDHDVPLIVPEVNPQAVHGYAKKNIIANPNCSTAQMVVALKPLHDRAKIKRVVVSTYQSVSGSGKDAIDELWDQTKAVYNPTQDVPPSVYTKQIAFNVIPHIDVFLDDGSTKEEWKMVAETKKIIDPSIKVTATCVRVPVFVGHSEAINIEFEDFLDEDEARDILREAPGIMVIDKREDGGYVTPVECVGDFATFISRIRQDSTLDNGLNLWCVSDNLRKGAALNAVQIAELLGREVLKKG, from the coding sequence ATGGGTTATCGCGTCGTTATCGCGGGCGCCACGGGCAACGTGGGTCGCGAAATGCTGAACATTCTGGCGGAGCGCCAGTTTCCTGTGGATGAGATTGCAGTTCTGGCGAGCCGCAAATCCCTCGGCACCGAAGTCACATTCGGCGACAAGACATTGACGACCCAGGATCTGGACACGTTCGACTTTGCGGGTTGGGATATGGCGCTGTTTGCTGTTGGCTCCGACGCCACCAAGAAATACGCACCGAAAGCGGCTGCGGCCGGCTGTGTCGTCATCGATAACTCGTCGCTTTATCGTTATGATCACGACGTGCCGCTGATCGTGCCCGAGGTAAATCCGCAGGCGGTGCACGGCTATGCCAAGAAGAACATCATCGCCAACCCCAACTGCTCCACCGCGCAGATGGTCGTTGCGCTGAAGCCGCTGCATGATCGTGCCAAGATCAAGCGCGTTGTGGTCTCCACCTATCAGTCGGTGTCCGGCTCCGGCAAAGATGCGATCGACGAACTGTGGGATCAGACCAAAGCGGTTTATAACCCGACACAGGACGTGCCGCCGAGTGTCTACACCAAGCAGATCGCCTTCAACGTGATCCCGCACATCGACGTTTTCTTGGACGACGGCTCGACCAAAGAAGAGTGGAAGATGGTCGCCGAGACCAAGAAGATTATTGACCCCTCGATCAAGGTGACAGCGACCTGTGTACGCGTGCCGGTCTTTGTTGGTCACTCCGAAGCGATCAACATCGAATTCGAAGACTTCCTTGATGAAGACGAGGCGCGCGATATCCTGCGTGAGGCACCTGGCATCATGGTGATCGACAAGCGCGAAGATGGCGGCTACGTGACGCCTGTCGAATGTGTCGGTGATTTCGCAACCTTCATCAGCCGCATCCGTCAGGATTCGACCTTGGATAATGGTCTGAACCTGTGGTGTGTCAGCGATAACCTGCGCAAAGGGGCTGCTCTGAATGCGGTTCAGATCGCGGAGCTTCTGGGGCGTGAAGTTCTAAAAAAAGGCTAA
- a CDS encoding MFS transporter — translation MQAGLIILCLGYVLSQFFRAFLAVLSSALQTDLGASPEDLAFASGLWFLTFAVMQLPVGWALDRIGPSRTAAALLLFGGGGGALVFALASQPVHISFAMVLIGVGCSPVLMASYYIFAREYPPRRFATLAALMLGVGSLGNLVASYPTALAVEVLGWRGTLFGLAGISTAVALGIALTVKDPARVEVSDGPKGSVLDILRMPVLWPIFIMMFVAYAPSAALRGLWIGPYMSDVFGLGSEAIGVASLVMGGAMILGTFAYGPMDRLLGTRKGVVLGGNLLACAALGGLMLYIDGPVPLVVALMAAVGFFGAAFPVILAQGRAFVPPHLVGRGVTMLNFFGIGGVGIMQFASGRLHAETTGAELSLPYFVIFGFLLAFLAAGCAIYLLSRDSLD, via the coding sequence ATGCAGGCGGGGCTGATCATCTTATGTCTGGGCTATGTGCTCAGCCAGTTCTTTCGCGCATTTCTGGCGGTGCTCAGTTCTGCTCTGCAAACCGACCTAGGCGCCTCGCCTGAGGATCTTGCCTTTGCCTCCGGACTTTGGTTCCTGACCTTCGCCGTCATGCAGTTGCCGGTGGGGTGGGCGTTGGACCGTATCGGGCCAAGCCGTACCGCTGCGGCGTTGTTGCTGTTCGGCGGGGGCGGCGGGGCATTGGTGTTTGCGCTGGCCAGCCAGCCGGTTCACATCAGCTTTGCGATGGTCCTGATCGGGGTAGGATGTTCGCCCGTCCTCATGGCGTCCTATTACATATTCGCGCGCGAGTATCCGCCGCGCCGCTTTGCGACATTGGCGGCCCTGATGCTTGGTGTTGGCTCCCTTGGGAATCTGGTGGCGTCTTATCCAACGGCGCTTGCGGTTGAGGTACTGGGATGGCGCGGTACATTGTTTGGGCTTGCGGGGATCTCGACTGCGGTAGCGCTTGGTATTGCGTTGACAGTGAAGGACCCCGCGCGGGTTGAGGTCAGCGACGGCCCCAAGGGTTCAGTGCTGGATATTCTGCGCATGCCGGTGCTCTGGCCGATATTCATCATGATGTTTGTGGCCTATGCGCCATCGGCAGCGCTGCGAGGCCTGTGGATCGGCCCTTATATGAGCGATGTCTTTGGTCTTGGTTCCGAGGCGATTGGGGTGGCCAGTCTGGTGATGGGGGGTGCGATGATTCTCGGCACCTTTGCCTATGGGCCGATGGATCGGCTTTTGGGGACACGCAAAGGTGTGGTGCTTGGTGGCAATCTTCTGGCCTGCGCAGCGCTGGGTGGCTTGATGTTGTACATCGACGGGCCGGTGCCGCTGGTGGTGGCTCTGATGGCGGCCGTCGGTTTCTTCGGTGCGGCGTTCCCGGTCATTCTGGCGCAGGGACGTGCCTTTGTGCCGCCGCATCTGGTGGGGCGGGGAGTGACCATGCTCAACTTCTTTGGCATTGGCGGTGTGGGAATCATGCAGTTCGCCAGTGGGCGTCTGCATGCGGAAACAACCGGAGCGGAGCTTTCCTTACCGTATTTTGTCATTTTTGGTTTCCTCCTCGCGTTTCTGGCGGCCGGGTGCGCAATATATCTGCTCAGCCGCGACAGCTTGGATTGA
- a CDS encoding DUF3095 domain-containing protein encodes MTQDGFYHSLSPSRDFAGLTRAGAFTPLPRDWMVGCCDIVNSTDLIASGRYKTVNTIGASVIAAMINALQGVPFPYVFGGDGASFAVGPEHADIARDTLARLRSWASAEFDIDLRAALLPVSWIRAEGLDVAVARYAVSEAADYAMFAGGGLNWAERQMKLGGFEVPPAPLPDPPDLTGLSCRWNTIPARNGLILSVVVQPEPTASAKDFAKIAGDILAVADKLQRNGHPVPEGGPSFSFPPPGLTLEAKISRGKTALILRKAQLFIQTTLAAYALSRKRPLGSFDAQHYRRMLVANADFRKFDDGLKLTLDCPPQVRDDITRILEKAATAGHARYGLHEQDEALVTCIVPSVMRDDHVHFIDGASGGYTQAALRMAASDRATA; translated from the coding sequence ATGACACAGGATGGTTTCTACCACAGCCTCTCGCCCAGCCGCGATTTTGCCGGTTTGACACGGGCTGGCGCGTTTACCCCACTGCCCAGAGACTGGATGGTGGGCTGTTGTGATATCGTCAATTCCACGGATCTCATCGCATCCGGGCGCTACAAGACGGTGAATACCATCGGAGCCTCGGTTATCGCAGCCATGATAAACGCATTGCAGGGTGTGCCTTTTCCCTATGTGTTTGGCGGTGACGGGGCCTCCTTTGCGGTTGGTCCTGAACATGCCGATATTGCCCGTGACACCTTGGCTCGGTTGCGCAGCTGGGCCAGTGCTGAGTTTGACATTGACCTGCGCGCGGCACTGCTACCGGTGTCCTGGATCAGGGCCGAAGGGCTGGATGTTGCTGTGGCCCGCTATGCCGTATCCGAAGCCGCTGACTACGCGATGTTCGCAGGCGGTGGTTTGAACTGGGCCGAACGACAGATGAAGCTCGGCGGCTTTGAAGTGCCGCCCGCCCCGCTGCCCGATCCACCGGACCTGACCGGCCTGTCCTGCCGCTGGAATACAATCCCAGCCCGCAACGGCCTGATCCTTTCGGTGGTAGTGCAACCAGAACCAACGGCCTCCGCCAAGGATTTTGCAAAGATTGCCGGCGATATTCTCGCCGTGGCGGATAAGCTGCAACGCAATGGTCATCCGGTACCAGAAGGGGGGCCAAGCTTCAGTTTCCCGCCGCCAGGTCTGACACTTGAGGCCAAAATCTCACGCGGGAAAACCGCTCTGATCCTGCGCAAGGCCCAGCTGTTTATTCAGACAACATTGGCGGCGTATGCCCTTAGCCGAAAACGCCCGCTTGGCAGTTTTGATGCGCAGCATTATCGCAGGATGCTGGTGGCCAATGCCGATTTCCGAAAGTTCGACGATGGCCTCAAGCTGACGCTCGACTGCCCGCCACAAGTGCGCGACGACATTACGCGGATCCTGGAGAAAGCTGCGACCGCCGGTCATGCACGATACGGGCTCCACGAACAGGATGAGGCGCTGGTAACCTGCATTGTTCCATCGGTAATGCGCGACGATCATGTCCACTTCATCGATGGTGCATCTGGCGGCTATACCCAGGCCGCGCTGCGGATGGCGGCCTCAGACCGAGCAACGGCCTGA
- a CDS encoding carbonic anhydrase, producing MQFAKPLPSYLVTRYHGWKATTYSENQGWYRRLASEGQRPRAMVISCCDSRVHVTSIFGADQGEFFIHRNIANLVPPYQPDGDHHGTSATVEYAVTVLKVAHLIVLGHSQCGGVQGCIDMCKGHAPALDAKESFVGRWMDILKPKFSLVEDIEDTDTQARQFERQAVVASLENLMTFPFIDNAVRDGTLSLHGLWTDIGEGGLECYEPRSGNFQPV from the coding sequence ATGCAATTTGCAAAACCCCTGCCCAGCTATCTGGTGACGCGCTATCACGGGTGGAAAGCCACGACCTATAGCGAAAATCAGGGTTGGTACCGGCGGCTTGCCAGTGAGGGCCAGCGTCCGCGCGCAATGGTTATCTCCTGCTGTGACAGCCGGGTGCATGTCACCTCGATTTTCGGCGCCGACCAGGGTGAGTTCTTCATCCACCGCAATATCGCGAATCTGGTGCCGCCCTATCAGCCGGATGGCGACCACCACGGGACCAGTGCGACGGTCGAATACGCTGTCACTGTTCTGAAAGTGGCGCATCTGATCGTATTGGGTCATTCACAATGCGGCGGCGTACAGGGCTGTATTGATATGTGCAAAGGTCACGCACCTGCACTGGATGCCAAGGAGAGCTTTGTCGGGCGCTGGATGGATATCCTGAAGCCGAAATTTTCGCTGGTTGAGGACATCGAGGATACCGATACACAGGCGCGTCAGTTCGAGCGTCAGGCAGTTGTGGCATCGCTTGAAAATCTGATGACATTCCCGTTCATCGACAATGCCGTACGTGATGGCACATTGAGCCTGCACGGCCTCTGGACTGATATCGGCGAAGGTGGGTTGGAATGCTATGAACCGCGAAGCGGCAACTTCCAACCGGTCTGA
- a CDS encoding leucyl aminopeptidase family protein: MPSAKHPAFAKPDTASIALHVLDQDSCEGWLAKAPAETATWARANGFNGAVGQILTLPDKDGHPRQALVGYGTEKDRARRRFILAGAVSKLPKGTYHLVEGIAQQDRSAECLGWLLAQYQFDRYKKGRDTETHLIAPEDIDGARIEALAAGEFLTRDLINTPAADMGPAELQDAAQALADQHGASLDVIADQDLLTQNFPMIHTVGRASDRRPRLLEMRWGSTGPKLTLVGKGVCFDTGGLNLKPGSSMGLMKKDMGGAANVMGLAHMIMALKLPVELRVLIPAVENSVSANAFRPGDVLTARNGLTVEINNTDAEGRLVLADALAYAAEDTPDLLISMATLTGAARVAVGPDLAPFYTDDDADADAVGTAAAAVADPVWRMPFHAPYEAMIEPQIADLDNAPSGGFAGSITAALFLRRFAGEHRYMHFDIYGWTPSAAPARPKGGALQGARAVFEAFPQMLKL; encoded by the coding sequence ATGCCCTCTGCCAAGCATCCTGCCTTTGCCAAACCGGACACTGCAAGCATCGCTTTGCACGTGCTGGATCAGGACAGCTGCGAGGGCTGGCTGGCCAAGGCACCGGCTGAGACTGCGACCTGGGCGCGCGCCAACGGGTTTAACGGAGCCGTCGGGCAGATCCTCACCCTCCCCGACAAGGATGGTCATCCAAGGCAAGCATTGGTTGGATATGGTACGGAGAAAGACCGCGCGCGGCGCAGATTTATCCTTGCCGGTGCAGTGTCCAAGCTGCCCAAGGGCACATATCATCTCGTCGAAGGCATCGCACAACAGGACCGCTCAGCAGAGTGTCTGGGTTGGCTGCTCGCCCAGTACCAATTTGATCGCTACAAAAAAGGGCGAGACACCGAGACACATCTGATCGCGCCCGAGGATATTGATGGCGCCCGGATCGAAGCCCTCGCTGCCGGGGAATTCCTGACACGGGATCTAATTAACACACCCGCAGCAGACATGGGTCCGGCTGAACTGCAGGACGCGGCACAGGCCCTTGCCGACCAGCATGGCGCAAGCCTTGATGTGATCGCAGATCAGGATCTTCTGACGCAGAATTTTCCGATGATCCATACCGTCGGCCGCGCCTCTGATCGCCGCCCGCGCTTGCTGGAGATGCGCTGGGGTAGCACTGGTCCCAAGCTGACACTTGTCGGCAAAGGGGTCTGTTTTGACACCGGCGGACTGAACCTCAAACCCGGCAGCAGCATGGGGTTGATGAAAAAGGATATGGGCGGCGCGGCCAATGTGATGGGACTGGCTCATATGATCATGGCGCTGAAGCTGCCCGTCGAGTTGCGTGTGCTGATTCCGGCGGTCGAGAACAGTGTCTCTGCCAATGCGTTTCGCCCCGGCGACGTGCTGACCGCCCGCAACGGGTTGACCGTTGAAATCAACAATACCGATGCCGAAGGCCGGCTGGTTCTGGCCGATGCGCTGGCCTATGCTGCGGAGGACACGCCGGATCTATTGATTTCCATGGCAACACTGACAGGGGCGGCCCGCGTCGCCGTCGGTCCGGATCTCGCGCCGTTTTATACCGATGATGACGCCGATGCGGATGCCGTCGGCACGGCAGCAGCTGCGGTCGCCGATCCGGTCTGGCGCATGCCCTTCCACGCGCCCTATGAGGCGATGATCGAACCCCAGATCGCCGATCTGGACAATGCGCCCAGCGGCGGCTTCGCCGGCTCAATCACCGCAGCCCTGTTCCTGCGCCGTTTTGCCGGAGAACACCGCTATATGCACTTCGATATCTATGGTTGGACCCCCAGCGCAGCCCCAGCGCGTCCCAAAGGCGGCGCATTGCAGGGTGCGCGCGCAGTTTTCGAAGCGTTCCCTCAGATGCTGAAACTCTGA
- a CDS encoding C40 family peptidase, which produces MMDPRRTPANDRVIAAHLALDADGRHIAEGQSAQVCRPVVNLLRRPDGPRDRQLLLGAEVTIYDDHDGWAFIQAAADRYVGYVPTSSLEQSPEPVTHQVCTPATHAYSAADMKSADLCGLSHGSRLRVFSFDGKFAETTQGYVPRHHLRPISQTDRNPVAVAQLFMGTPYLWGGNSRWGIDCSGLVQAAMLACGVDCPGDSDQQELELGDNIPLGNTAVPTDLQSGDLLFWKGHVALIQDPETMIHANAYHMAVALEPVADAIERIMSQGDGPVTGHRRVTL; this is translated from the coding sequence ATGATGGATCCTCGCCGCACGCCCGCAAACGACCGCGTGATCGCCGCACATCTGGCGTTGGATGCCGACGGCAGGCACATCGCCGAGGGGCAATCTGCACAGGTTTGTCGGCCCGTGGTAAATCTCCTGCGACGCCCAGATGGACCAAGAGACCGGCAGCTGCTGCTGGGGGCTGAAGTCACCATCTATGATGACCATGACGGTTGGGCATTCATACAGGCTGCTGCAGATCGCTATGTCGGCTATGTCCCGACCTCCTCGCTTGAGCAGTCCCCCGAGCCGGTCACGCATCAGGTCTGCACCCCGGCGACCCATGCCTACAGCGCGGCAGATATGAAATCCGCAGATCTCTGCGGCCTCAGCCATGGCAGCAGGCTGCGTGTGTTCAGCTTCGACGGAAAATTTGCCGAAACAACTCAAGGCTACGTTCCCCGGCATCATCTGCGGCCGATTTCACAAACCGACAGAAATCCGGTCGCCGTTGCACAGCTTTTCATGGGGACTCCTTATCTATGGGGCGGCAACAGCCGCTGGGGCATCGACTGTTCCGGTCTGGTTCAGGCGGCGATGCTGGCCTGCGGGGTGGACTGCCCCGGTGACAGTGACCAGCAGGAACTTGAGTTGGGCGACAATATCCCGCTTGGCAACACAGCGGTGCCCACCGATCTGCAATCGGGTGACCTGCTGTTCTGGAAGGGGCATGTGGCGCTGATACAGGACCCCGAAACCATGATCCATGCAAACGCCTATCATATGGCCGTCGCATTGGAGCCTGTTGCTGATGCCATAGAGCGGATCATGTCACAGGGAGATGGACCGGTCACCGGCCATCGGCGCGTCACCCTCTGA
- a CDS encoding DUF2794 domain-containing protein has protein sequence MSFDQVQPFSSFSDPQQVAFHRTELSVILSLYGRMVAAGEWRDYGISTLRDLAVFSVFRRTAEHPLYRIEKRPKLRNRQGQYAVVGMDGQILKRGHDLRMVLRVLERKLIRSVT, from the coding sequence ATGAGCTTTGACCAAGTGCAGCCCTTCTCATCGTTTTCTGACCCGCAGCAGGTTGCCTTTCACCGTACCGAACTTTCGGTGATCCTGTCGCTCTATGGTCGTATGGTTGCCGCCGGGGAATGGCGAGACTACGGCATTTCCACCCTACGGGATCTGGCTGTATTTTCGGTGTTTCGCCGTACCGCTGAGCACCCGTTGTACCGGATCGAAAAGCGGCCCAAGCTGCGCAACCGGCAAGGACAATACGCGGTTGTCGGCATGGATGGTCAGATCCTGAAACGTGGACATGATCTGCGAATGGTGCTGCGTGTGCTTGAGCGTAAGCTGATCAGATCAGTGACCTGA
- a CDS encoding ArsR/SmtB family transcription factor produces MFMSTPRFDILGQALADASRTRMLCELLDGRSYTNKELASAAGVTPPTATAHLQMLQSAGLVVSEKRGRCVFHRLASAEVAHTLEQLAAIAPSDHLHRAQQRKAGQLAPLRSCYDHFAGPLAVAMTGRFVELGLLVERNGGFEVIPAAEWDRLGVVLPGRPGKQPFARPCMDWTERRLHISGPLGRQLLSHALDAGWVKRQSVKRGLLLTTPGRAAFEQIIGLDTRSVVPELSSS; encoded by the coding sequence ATGTTCATGAGTACGCCACGATTTGATATCCTGGGCCAGGCATTGGCCGATGCCAGCCGCACCCGTATGTTGTGCGAATTGCTGGATGGGCGGTCGTACACCAACAAGGAATTGGCCTCAGCCGCAGGTGTGACCCCGCCCACCGCCACCGCACATTTGCAGATGTTGCAGTCCGCAGGTCTGGTGGTCTCCGAAAAGCGCGGGCGCTGTGTGTTTCACCGGTTGGCCAGTGCGGAGGTGGCACATACCCTCGAACAGCTGGCAGCGATTGCGCCGTCGGATCATCTGCATCGCGCACAGCAGCGAAAGGCGGGTCAGTTGGCACCGCTCCGTAGCTGCTATGACCATTTTGCGGGTCCGCTGGCTGTTGCGATGACTGGACGTTTCGTTGAGCTGGGCCTTCTGGTTGAGCGCAACGGTGGGTTTGAGGTGATCCCCGCGGCAGAATGGGACAGGCTTGGTGTGGTGCTGCCTGGCCGACCGGGAAAGCAGCCATTTGCCCGCCCTTGTATGGACTGGACGGAACGGCGCCTGCATATTTCTGGCCCCTTGGGGCGTCAGCTCCTGTCTCACGCGCTGGACGCGGGCTGGGTGAAGCGCCAGTCCGTCAAACGGGGCCTGTTGCTGACGACGCCGGGTCGGGCGGCATTTGAGCAGATCATTGGGCTGGATACGCGGTCTGTCGTTCCCGAACTTTCGTCGTCCTGA
- a CDS encoding c-type cytochrome: MTPHLTRENTQPARAVAGSRNNCQLLIPMFAIMSGLLLMAVFLLLAGRVEAESPPPNKYVAQRIALMSSQKKALQDLTAMTRDYIAFDRSSARAARRALIRSTRRIPRHFRRDVTDLSSHARGGIWTNWADFKRHADDAEKAAHALNIRSASGLRRSLPRLISACHNCHQIYRDTPREFTTH; the protein is encoded by the coding sequence ATGACACCCCACCTGACAAGGGAAAACACCCAACCGGCACGGGCCGTTGCAGGGAGTCGTAACAACTGCCAGCTTCTGATACCTATGTTCGCGATCATGAGCGGCCTGTTGCTGATGGCTGTATTCCTATTGCTCGCGGGCAGGGTTGAGGCAGAAAGCCCACCACCGAACAAATATGTCGCCCAGCGCATCGCTCTGATGAGCAGCCAGAAAAAGGCGCTTCAGGATCTCACTGCAATGACGCGGGACTATATCGCGTTTGATCGATCCAGCGCACGTGCAGCGCGACGTGCCCTGATCCGGTCAACACGTCGTATTCCGCGCCATTTTCGCCGCGACGTGACCGATCTCTCGTCCCACGCGCGTGGTGGCATCTGGACGAATTGGGCTGATTTCAAACGCCATGCCGATGATGCTGAAAAAGCAGCGCACGCCCTGAACATCCGCTCTGCTTCAGGACTAAGACGCAGTTTGCCAAGGCTGATCTCCGCCTGTCATAATTGTCACCAGATCTATCGGGACACACCGAGGGAATTCACCACCCACTAG
- a CDS encoding TetR/AcrR family transcriptional regulator — protein sequence MNQPAAIPRKGRKYDQVLQGARDVFMAHGFEGASVDDIARKAGVSKATLYSYFPDKRLLFMEVARHGCARQADTAVTIASGCCDPETALREAGHHILSVILSEFGVKMFRICVAEADRFPDLGRRFYESGPATIRAQLREYLAEATSRGELRINDLDLAADQFAELCRADMFLRLLFNIEAEIEPQERERVVDAAITTFLARYGAPVATEETAR from the coding sequence ATGAACCAGCCAGCCGCCATTCCCCGTAAGGGCCGCAAATACGATCAGGTGCTTCAGGGCGCACGGGATGTATTCATGGCTCACGGGTTCGAAGGCGCCAGCGTTGACGATATCGCCCGCAAAGCCGGTGTCTCCAAGGCGACGCTGTACAGCTACTTTCCAGACAAGCGGCTACTGTTTATGGAGGTTGCCCGCCACGGCTGTGCCCGTCAGGCGGATACCGCGGTGACCATTGCGTCCGGTTGCTGCGATCCCGAGACGGCGCTGCGCGAGGCGGGTCATCATATCCTCTCGGTGATCCTGTCGGAGTTCGGTGTGAAAATGTTTCGCATCTGTGTTGCCGAGGCGGACAGGTTTCCCGATCTGGGGCGTCGATTTTACGAAAGCGGCCCTGCGACCATTCGGGCTCAGTTGCGAGAGTATCTGGCGGAGGCGACGTCGCGCGGGGAATTGCGGATCAACGATCTGGATCTGGCCGCGGATCAGTTCGCCGAGCTGTGCCGCGCGGATATGTTCTTGCGCTTGCTGTTCAATATCGAGGCTGAGATCGAACCGCAGGAGCGGGAGCGGGTTGTCGATGCGGCGATCACCACATTCCTCGCCCGTTATGGCGCGCCTGTCGCGACTGAGGAAACGGCCCGCTGA
- a CDS encoding AEC family transporter, with amino-acid sequence MLDIFLRTLPFFAIIGLGYWAGRSRFFSEQATASLTKFVFYFPLSAMIFRFAANLSFSEIFDPRLILGYLLGTMAVYILTTAVALLRRLDMQTAAVEAQCAAIGNVGFLGLPMMVLLFGPASVGPMMLILSVDLVVFSSLIVALINVGRGSGFGGDTLRLVGRGLLQNPMILSICAGLIWSALALPIPTPANAFLSLLGDAATPGALFAIGASLASKSAERVQIASWLSFAKLVLHPAAVALCLLLLIPVDPYAAAVAIAAAALPVAGNVYMLAQHYGVAPHRASAAILLSTTLSILTLPMVIAWVSELTLP; translated from the coding sequence ATGCTCGACATATTTCTGAGAACACTTCCGTTTTTCGCAATTATTGGCCTTGGGTATTGGGCCGGGCGCAGCCGTTTTTTCTCCGAGCAGGCGACTGCGAGCCTGACCAAATTTGTCTTCTACTTTCCACTGTCGGCAATGATTTTTCGGTTTGCCGCCAATTTGTCCTTCTCCGAAATCTTCGACCCCCGACTGATCTTAGGTTACCTGCTGGGCACGATGGCGGTCTATATCCTGACCACCGCGGTCGCACTTCTGCGGCGTCTCGATATGCAGACTGCCGCAGTTGAGGCGCAATGCGCGGCGATCGGCAATGTCGGCTTTCTTGGTTTGCCGATGATGGTTCTGCTGTTCGGTCCTGCCTCAGTAGGACCAATGATGCTGATCCTCAGCGTTGATCTGGTGGTGTTCTCCTCCCTGATTGTGGCTCTGATAAATGTCGGGCGCGGCAGCGGGTTCGGCGGCGATACGCTTCGGCTGGTTGGGCGAGGGCTGCTGCAGAACCCGATGATCCTGTCAATTTGCGCGGGGTTGATATGGTCAGCGCTGGCCCTGCCGATTCCGACTCCTGCCAATGCGTTTCTGTCGTTGCTCGGCGATGCCGCAACACCGGGGGCGCTCTTTGCCATTGGGGCTTCTCTGGCCTCCAAATCTGCTGAGCGGGTACAGATCGCCAGCTGGCTCAGTTTTGCCAAACTGGTGCTGCACCCGGCTGCTGTCGCGCTCTGTCTCCTGCTGCTGATCCCGGTCGACCCCTATGCCGCCGCGGTCGCAATTGCCGCCGCAGCTCTGCCGGTTGCCGGCAATGTCTACATGCTGGCCCAGCACTATGGCGTCGCGCCGCATCGTGCCTCCGCCGCAATACTGCTCTCCACGACCCTCTCCATCCTGACACTGCCAATGGTGATCGCCTGGGTTTCGGAGCTAACGCTACCCTAA
- the fghA gene encoding S-formylglutathione hydrolase — translation METVSENAAFGGVQGVYRHASSSTNCDMTFGLFLPEEVADGPVPLLWYLSGLTCTHENAMTKAGAQAWCAEQGIAMVFPDTSPRGEGVADDEAYDLGQGAGFYVNATQAPWAPHFQMWDYITEDLPALLGERFALDMDRQSITGHSMGGHGALTMAMSLPGRFRSVSAFAPICNPSASDWGRKQLTAYLGADEAAWARHDATLMMQDSGFDGPILIDTGTSDQFLDLLKPEALAQAAAARRQQAVLRMQPGYDHSYFFVSTFMEDHVSFHAEALYRG, via the coding sequence ATGGAAACCGTCTCGGAAAATGCCGCCTTCGGAGGCGTGCAAGGCGTCTATCGTCATGCCAGCAGCAGCACCAACTGCGACATGACCTTTGGGCTGTTCCTGCCGGAGGAGGTCGCCGACGGCCCAGTACCGCTGCTGTGGTATCTCTCCGGGCTGACCTGCACCCATGAAAACGCGATGACCAAGGCCGGAGCCCAAGCCTGGTGCGCCGAACAAGGCATCGCCATGGTTTTCCCCGACACTTCCCCCCGTGGCGAAGGGGTCGCCGATGATGAGGCCTACGATCTGGGCCAGGGCGCCGGTTTCTATGTGAATGCCACGCAGGCCCCTTGGGCGCCGCATTTCCAGATGTGGGACTATATCACCGAAGACCTGCCCGCCCTGCTTGGCGAGCGGTTTGCGCTGGACATGGACCGTCAGTCGATCACCGGTCACTCAATGGGCGGACATGGGGCGCTGACGATGGCGATGAGCCTGCCGGGTCGGTTCCGGTCGGTGTCAGCCTTCGCACCGATCTGTAACCCCTCAGCCAGCGACTGGGGTCGCAAACAGCTGACCGCATACCTCGGCGCGGACGAGGCGGCGTGGGCGCGCCACGACGCCACCCTAATGATGCAGGATAGCGGCTTTGACGGACCGATCCTGATCGACACCGGCACATCCGATCAATTCCTCGACCTGTTGAAACCGGAGGCTCTGGCCCAGGCTGCGGCGGCCCGCCGTCAGCAGGCCGTCCTGCGCATGCAGCCGGGATATGACCACAGCTATTTCTTTGTCTCCACCTTCATGGAGGACCATGTGTCCTTCCA